Proteins from a single region of Candidatus Neomarinimicrobiota bacterium:
- the gcvH gene encoding glycine cleavage system protein GcvH — translation MNFPKNLKYSDDHEWVRVEGDEAVVGITDFAQSELGDVVYLELPSVGDEVSKGDAFGTIEAVKTVSDMLAPVSGEVIAVNEDLNDSPENVNKEPYESWLVKIKMSDPSEAEDLMDAEAYEEFIG, via the coding sequence ATGAATTTCCCCAAAAACTTAAAGTATTCCGACGATCACGAATGGGTCCGCGTGGAAGGTGACGAAGCGGTTGTCGGAATTACGGACTTCGCCCAGAGCGAACTGGGTGATGTGGTTTACCTGGAACTTCCCTCTGTCGGTGATGAGGTCAGCAAGGGTGATGCTTTCGGTACCATCGAAGCAGTTAAAACCGTCTCCGATATGCTGGCACCTGTCTCCGGTGAAGTCATTGCCGTGAATGAAGACCTGAATGATTCTCCGGAAAATGTGAACAAAGAGCCCTATGAAAGCTGGCTGGTTAAAATTAAAATGTCCGATCCTTCCGAAGCGGAAGACCTGATGGACGCGGAAGCCTACGAAGAATTCATCGGCTGA